One region of Emys orbicularis isolate rEmyOrb1 chromosome 6, rEmyOrb1.hap1, whole genome shotgun sequence genomic DNA includes:
- the TMEM271 gene encoding transmembrane protein 271 has translation MKWSVRGACAALSSCLLLACALSAAAVGLKCFSLGSELKGEPFRLGTAAGAFYSGLLLAAGLSLLGSALLCCRPPEGETAAAGGQQPAAAGGGEAPPGGRQNFLLLGVLVFMLGVLSAFAGAVIDGDTVSLVERKYSHYCGPAPGGGGGPRAAAAGAALRCQKLRDYQRGLVLSTVFNALECLLGLLSLLLVRNYKAAQQRGLRRQRRRQQRPAPGGRRRRRRRGGGGGAGGRRAPRPSQGSIFSSEEPELSPADCPFQAVSYINVGVFHVFDEAGVEVHCGGHPSLELPGYSPMDPELNPSYPYCYPLPHEQPPAYEEIYPGEPSANSS, from the coding sequence ATGAAGTGGAGTGTCCGGGGAGCCTGCGCCGCGCTCTCCAGCTGCCTCCTGCTCGCCTGCGCGCTCAGCGCCGCCGCCGTGGGCCTCAAGTGCTTCTCGCTGGGCTCGGAGCTCAAGGGGGAGCCCTTCCGCCTGGGCACCGCCGCCGGCGCCTTCTACTCGGGGCTGCTGCTGGCCGCCGGCCTCTCGCTGCTGGGCTCGGCGCTGCTCTGCTGCCGCCCGCCGGAGGGGGAGACGGCCGCGGCCGGGGGGCAGCAGCCCGCGGCGGCGGGGGGCGGCGAGGCGCCGCCGGGGGGCCGGCAGAACTTCCTGCTGCTGGGCGTGCTGGTCTTCATGCTGGGCGTGCTGAGCGCCTTCGCCGGGGCCGTCATCGACGGCGACACGGTGTCGctggtggagaggaagtactcgCACTACTGCGGCCCGGCCCCGGGCGGCGGCGGGGGCCcgcgggcggcggcggcgggcgcGGCGCTGCGCTGCCAGAAGCTGCGGGACTACCAGCGGGGCTTGGTGCTCTCCACCGTCTTCAACGCGCTCGAGTGCCTGCTgggcctgctcagcctgctgctcgTGCGCAACTACAAGGCGGCCCAGCAGCGCGGGCTCCGccggcagcgccgccgccagcagcgcCCGGCCCCGGGCGGGAGGCGGCGGAGGCGGCGGCGGGGCGGCGGCGGAGGAGCGGGCGGGCGGCGGGCGCCGCGGCCGAGCCAGGGCTCCATCTTCTCCAGCGAGGAGCCCGAGCTGTCCCCCGCCGACTGCCCCTTCCAGGCCGTCTCCTACATCAACGTGGGCGTCTTCCACGTGTTCGACGAGGCCGGCGTGGAGGTGCACTGCGGCGGGCACCCCTCGCTGGAGCTGCCCGGCTACTCGCCCATGGACCCCGAGCTCAACCCCTCCTACCCCTACTGCTACCCGCTGCCCCATGAGCAGCCCCCGGCCTACGAGGAGATCTACCCGGGGGAGCCCAGCGCCAACAGCAGCTAG